A DNA window from Actinomycetota bacterium contains the following coding sequences:
- the ftsE gene encoding cell division ATP-binding protein FtsE, with amino-acid sequence MIRLENVSKVYKESVVALRDVSVDIAKGEFVFLVGTTGSGKTTLIKMLLREEDPSEGRIYVAGKDLSMLPRWRVPYLRRMIGCVFQDYKLLPNKTVYENVAFALEVIGKPRHDIRERVPEILDLVGLSDRLTNRPDELSGGEQQRVSVARAMVNRPAILLADEPTGNLDPATSADIMKLLLRINAAETTVLMATHDHAIVNQFRKRVIELENGKVARDQVRGVYGLGGK; translated from the coding sequence ATGATCCGGCTCGAGAACGTAAGCAAGGTCTACAAGGAATCCGTCGTTGCGCTGCGCGACGTCTCGGTGGACATCGCCAAGGGCGAGTTCGTCTTCCTCGTCGGCACCACGGGATCGGGCAAGACCACGCTGATCAAGATGCTCCTCCGGGAGGAGGACCCCAGCGAGGGCCGCATCTACGTCGCCGGCAAGGACCTCAGCATGCTGCCCCGGTGGCGGGTGCCCTACCTGCGCCGGATGATCGGCTGCGTCTTCCAGGACTACAAGCTGCTGCCCAACAAGACGGTGTACGAGAACGTGGCGTTCGCCCTGGAGGTCATCGGCAAGCCCCGCCACGACATCCGGGAGCGGGTGCCCGAGATCCTTGACCTCGTCGGGCTCAGCGACCGGCTCACCAACCGTCCCGATGAGCTCTCCGGCGGCGAGCAGCAGCGGGTCTCCGTGGCCCGGGCGATGGTCAACCGACCGGCCATCCTGCTGGCCGACGAGCCCACCGGCAACCTGGACCCCGCCACCTCGGCCGACATCATGAAGCTGCTCCTGCGCATCAATGCGGCGGAGACCACCGTGTTGATGGCCACCCACGACCACGCCATCGTCAACCAGTTCCGCAAGCGGGTGATCGAGCTGGAGAACGGCAAGGTGGCCCGCGACCAGGTGCGGGGCGTCTACGGGCTGGGGGGCAAGTAG